Below is a genomic region from Actinoallomurus bryophytorum.
CTGGTCGGCGGGCAGCCAGAACGTCAGTGAGTCCGGCGTGTGCCCCGGGGTCTCGATGACGCGCAGCTCCAGGCCGTCCAGCTCGATCACGTCGCCCTCGGCGAGACCCTCCTCGCCCAGCCGGAGTGCGGGGTCCAGCGCGCGTACGGGCACGGAGCCGGCCAGTTCGGCGAACCTCCGCGCGCCCTCCGCGTGGTCGGGATGGCCGTGGGTGAGCAGGACGAGCGCGACCCGGCCGGCGATGGAGGCGACCCGGCGCAGGTGTTCCTCGTGCTCGGGACCGGGGTCGATGACGAGCGAACGCTCCGCGCCCGGCTCGCGCAGCACCCACGTGTTGGTGCCGTCCAGCGTCATCGCGGAGGGGTTGGGCGCCAGCACGCAGAGCGCGCGGTCGGTGCCCATCCCGTCGATGCTCATGCGGCCTCCTCCGTCGGGGAGGTGATCAGGGCGCTGCGCTCGGTCATGCCACGTCCTCGGGCAGTACGAGGAAGACACCGTCTCCGGTGACGCGTGCCGAGGGCAGCCGCGGCCGTACACGCCGCTGTGCCGCCAGGACGGCCGATACCGAGTCGTACGCGGTCAGCTCGGTCAGCGTCACCAGGGTCGGCGGAAGCATCCGCATGTCACCACGCTGCGCGGCCTCCACGGCGTCGGCCGGGCGGACCCAGGCGACCCGGTCGGACTCGGTGCTGACGTCGCGGGTGCGCTGACCCTCGGGAAGCGCCGCGACGAAGAACCGGGTGTCGTAGCGGCGTTCCTCGATCTCGGGGGTGATCCAGTGCGCCCAGGGGCGCAGCAGGTCACCGCGGAGCACGAGGCCGCGCCGGGCCAGCAGCTCGGCCAGCGACTGCGACCGGTCCAGCAGTGCCTGCCGGTCGGCCTCCCAGTCGTCGGCGCTGGTGTCCGGCACGATGGCGTCCTCTGCCGGGCCGGCGAGGAGTACGCCGGACTCCTCGAACGTCTCGCGTACGGCGGCGCAGACCAGCTCGCGGGCGAGCGTCTCGGCGGCGCCGAAGGCGCTACCCCAGTCGGCCGGTGACGGCCCGGACCAGCCGACCGCGAGATCGCCGTCACGCTGGTCCACCGAACCGCCGGGGAAGACGTACGCGCCCGGCGCGAACTTCATCGACGACACGCGCCGCAGCAGGTAGACGAGCAGGCCGTCGCCGGCCGGAGAGTCGCGCAGCAGGATCACGGTGGAGGCGTCGCGTGGTGTCGCCGCCTCCACCCTGCCCTCGCTGATGTCTCGTGCGCGTTCGGCCAGCCGGTCGGGCAGCCGGAGTGCGTCCGCCAAGGCGCCTCCTCGCTCAGGTGACAGGGCTTGTCGACCGAAAGTTAATCGACTTCGGCGATCAGCTCTACCTCAACCGGGGCATCTCGGGGCAGAACGGCCACCCCGACCGCGCTGCGGGCATGCTTGCCCGCGTCGCCGAACACCTCGCCGAGCAGGTCGCTCACCCCGTTGACCACCTGCGGCTGACCGTAGAAGTCCGGCGCGCTGGCCACGAAGCCGACGACCTTGACGATGCGCCGTACGCGGGACAGCTCCCCGACCTCGGCACGGATCGCGGCGATGGCGTTGAGCCCGCACAGCCGGGCCAGCTCGGTGGCGCGCTCCGGGTCGATCTCGGCGCCGACCTTGCCGGTCGCGGCCAGCTCGCCCTTGACGATCGGCAGCTGCCCGGCCGTGTAGACGAGCGAGCCCGTACGCGCCGCCGGCACGTACGAGGCCAGCGGCGCCACGACGTCAGGGATCTCCAGTCCCAGCTCCCGGATCCGCTCCTCGGGACTGCTCATGCCTTCTCACGCTTGAGGTAGGCGACGAGGTTCTCGGGATTGGGGCCGGGGATGACGGCGACGAGCTCCCAGCCGTCATCGCCCCAGTTGTCGAGAATCTGCTTTGTCGCATGCACCAGCAGCGGAACGGTCGCGTACTCCCACTTCTTCATACGCGGAACATTAGTCCCCGTAGGACGAGCCGCCCCACTGGCCGGTGTCCTGCTTGGGCGTCCCACTGTCCTCCGCGGGCGGTGTGATGCCCATCTTGTCCTTCCTCGGCTCCAGCCCGGGGACCGGCGGCACGTCGTCGGCCGACGCGATCGAGGACGCCTCGTCCGCCTTGGCCAGCTCCTCCTCGGCCTTGGCGATGTGCTCGGCGAGGTTCGTCCTGGGGTTGCCCTCGCGCGGCGTCTGGTCGCCGCCCGCGGCGCGGTCGAAGAACCGCAGCAGCTCGACCGGGAACGGCATCACGAGCGTGCTGTTCTTCTCGGCCGCCACCTCGACGACGGTCTGCAGCAGACGCAGCTGGAGTGAGGCGGGATCCTGGGCCATGACCTCGG
It encodes:
- a CDS encoding MBL fold metallo-hydrolase, whose translation is MSIDGMGTDRALCVLAPNPSAMTLDGTNTWVLREPGAERSLVIDPGPEHEEHLRRVASIAGRVALVLLTHGHPDHAEGARRFAELAGSVPVRALDPALRLGEEGLAEGDVIELDGLELRVIETPGHTPDSLTFWLPADQAVLTGDTVLGRGTTVVHRLGDYLTSLDRLRAMAEGTRVILPGHGDRLDDPAGALDFYIGHRRERLQQVEDALAAGDRTAREVVERVYADVDRALWPVAEASVRAQLDYLAERGVS
- a CDS encoding NUDIX hydrolase, with the protein product MADALRLPDRLAERARDISEGRVEAATPRDASTVILLRDSPAGDGLLVYLLRRVSSMKFAPGAYVFPGGSVDQRDGDLAVGWSGPSPADWGSAFGAAETLARELVCAAVRETFEESGVLLAGPAEDAIVPDTSADDWEADRQALLDRSQSLAELLARRGLVLRGDLLRPWAHWITPEIEERRYDTRFFVAALPEGQRTRDVSTESDRVAWVRPADAVEAAQRGDMRMLPPTLVTLTELTAYDSVSAVLAAQRRVRPRLPSARVTGDGVFLVLPEDVA
- a CDS encoding RidA family protein — its product is MSSPEERIRELGLEIPDVVAPLASYVPAARTGSLVYTAGQLPIVKGELAATGKVGAEIDPERATELARLCGLNAIAAIRAEVGELSRVRRIVKVVGFVASAPDFYGQPQVVNGVSDLLGEVFGDAGKHARSAVGVAVLPRDAPVEVELIAEVD